Proteins encoded within one genomic window of Felis catus isolate Fca126 chromosome C1, F.catus_Fca126_mat1.0, whole genome shotgun sequence:
- the PGM1 gene encoding phosphoglucomutase-1 isoform X1 has translation MSDFDEWISGKYRKMEEGPLPLLTFATAPYYDQKPGTSGLRKKTYCFEAKPCYLENFIQSLFFSIDLKDRQGSSLVVGGDGRYFNKSAIETIVQMAAANGIGRLVIGQNGILSTPAVSCIIRKIKAIGGIILTASHNPGGPNGDFGIKFNISNGGPAPEAITDKIFQISKTIEEYAICPDLKIDLGVLGKQQFDLENKFKPFTVEIVDSVEAYATMLRNIFDFNALKELLSGPNRLKIRIDAMHGVVGPYVKKILCEELGAPANSAVNCVPLEDFGGHHPDPNLTYAADLVETMKTGEHDFGAAFDGDGDRNMILGKHGFFVNPSDSVAVIAANIFSIPYFQQTGVRGFARSMPTSGALDRVANATKIALYETPTGWKFFGNLMDASKLSLCGEESFGTGSDHIREKDGLWAVLAWLSILATRKQSVEDILKDHWQKYGRNFFTRYDYEEVEAEGANKMMKDLEALISDRSFVGKQFPVGDKVYTVEKIDNFEYSDPVDGSISRNQGLRLIFADGSRIIFRLSGTGSAGATVRLYIDSYEKDIAKIYQDPQVMLAPLISIALKVSQLQERTGRTAPTVIT, from the exons ATGAGTGATTTTGATGAATGGAtttctggaaaatacagaaaaatggaagaaggtCCTCTCCCTCTGTTGACTTTTGCTACTGCTCCCTACTATGACCAGAAACCAGGAACTAGTGGATTACGGAAGAAAACCTATTGTTTTGAGGCGAAGCCATGTTATCTGGAGAATTTCATCCagagtctatttttttccatAGACCTTAAAGATCGCCAGGGATCCTCACTGGTAGTTGGTGGAGATGGGAGGTATTTTAATAAATCGGCGATAGAAACAATAGTGCAGATGGCGGCCGCTAATGGG ATTGGTCGCTTGGTTATTGGGCAGAATGGGATCCTCTCTACTCCTGCTGTATCCTGCATCATTAGAAAGATCAAAGCCATTGGTGGGATCATTCTGACAGCCAGCCACAACCCGGGAGGGCCCAATGGAGATTTTGGAATCAAATTTAATATTTCCAATGGAG GTCCTGCTCCAGAAGCAATAACTGATAAAATCTTCCAAATCAGCAAGACAATTGAAGAATATGCAATTTGCCCTGACCTGAAAATAGACCTTGGAGTTCTGGGAAAGCAGCAGTTTGACCTGGAAAACAAGTTCAAACCATTCACAG TGGAAATTGTGGACTCTGTGGAAGCTTATGCTACAATGCTGAGAAACATCTTTGACTTCAACGCACTGAAGGAACTGCTTTCTGGTCCAAACCGACTAAAGATTCGTATAGATGCCATGCATGGTG TCGTGGGACCGTATGTGAAGAAGATCCTCTGCGAAGAACTCGGTGCCCCTGCGAACTCAGCAGTTAACTGTGTTCCTCTGGAAGACTTTGGAGGCCACCACCCTGACCCCAACCTCACTTACGCTGCTGACCTGGTGGAGACCATGAAGACAGGAGAGCACGACTTTGGGGCTGCTTTTGATGGAGATGGG GATCGAAACATGATTCTGGGCAAGCACGGGTTCTTTGTCAACCCGTCAGACTCCGTGGCTGTCATTGCTGCCAACATCTTCAGCATTCCGTATTTCCAGCAAACTGGGGTCCGAGGCTTTGCCCGCAGCATGCCCACCAGTGGGGCCCTGGACCG GGTGGCTAATGCTACAAAGATCGCTTTGTATGAGACCCCAACTGGCTGGAAGTTTTTTGGGAATTTGATGGATGCGAGCAAACTGTCCCTTTGTGGGGAGGAGAGCTTTGGGACCG GTTCTGACCACATCCGTGAGAAAGATGGACTCTGGGCTGTCCTTGCTTGGCTCTCCATTCTAGCCACCCGCAAACAGAGTGTGGAGGACATTCTCAAAGATCACTGGCAAAAGTATGGCCGGAATTTCTTCACCAG GTATGACTATGAGGAGGTGGAAGCTGAGGGTGCCAACAAAATGATGAAGGACTTGGAGGCCCTGATATCTGATCGCTCCTTCGTGGGGAAACAGTTCCCAGTGGGTGATAAAGTTTACACTGTGGAGAAAATTGACAACTTTGAATACAGTGATCCAGTGGATGGAAGCATTTCAAGGAATCAG GGCTTGCGGCTCATTTTTGCAGATGGTTCTCGCATCATCTTTCGACTGAGCGGCACTGGGAGTGCAGGGGCCACCGTTCGACTATATATCGACAGCTATGAGAAGGACATTGCCAAGATCTACCAGGACCCCCAG